In the Plasmodium chabaudi chabaudi strain AS genome assembly, chromosome: 13 genome, one interval contains:
- a CDS encoding replication factor C subunit 3, putative: MIDVKPLKIDEPVPWVEKYRPGVLNDIISHEQVISTIRKFVEKGELPHLLLHGPPGTGKTSTILAVCKELYGDSRSSFVLELNASDDRGITVVREQIKTFAESKNHYNICERTSLKLIILDEADHMTFPAQNAMRRIMENYAKNVRFCLICNYVNKITPAIQSRCTSFRFSPLKEEYMLNKALDIAKSENVNITKNGVESLIRVGRGDMRRILNCLQVVSLSHKNMVIDENVILSTLDIPLPSEIKFILEHLTKSTIKESYEIITKLQEDKGYSIKDIMICLYEAVLTYDYPDSAICLLLKNFGEIEERCASGATEQITLSSLISAFIEFRNELFKLKYEPNKA, translated from the exons ATGATTGATGTTAAACCCCTAAAAATTGATGAGCCAGTTCCATGg GTGGAAAAATATAGGCCTGGCgtattaaatgatataatatcACACGAGCAAGTTATATCAACTATACGGAAGTTTGTTGAGAAAGGTGAACTACCACATTTGCTTTTACATGGTCCACCCGGTACAGGAAAAACATCTACAATTTTGGCAGTATGTAAAGAACTATATGGAGACTCTAGAAGCTCTTTTGTATTAGAATTAAATGCATCAGATGACAGAGGTATAACTGTGGTTCGAGagcaaataaaaacatttgcTGAATCAAAAaatcattataatatttgtgAAAGAACCTCTTTAAAACTGATTATATTAGATGAAGCTGATCATATGACATTTCCTGCACAAAATGCTATGAGAAGAATTATGGAAAATTATGCCAAAAATGTCCGTTTTTGCTTAATATGTAattatgttaataaaattacacCAGCTATACAATCAAGATGTACATCATTTCGATTTTCTCCATTAAAAGAAGAATATATGCTAAATAAAGCTTTAGATATAGCAAAATcagaaaatgtaaatattacaaaaaatggtGTAGAAAGTCTTATACGTGTTGGACGTGGGGATATGAGAAgaattttaaattgtttacAAGTAGTATCACTAAgccataaaaatatggttattgatgaaaatgtaatattatCTACGTTAGATATTCCACTACCtagtgaaataaaattcatattAGAACATCTTACAAAAAGTACTATAAAAGAATCATATGAAATTATCACAAAATTGCAAGAAGATAAAGGATATTCaataaaagatattatGATATGTTTATATGAAGCTGTTTTAACTTATGATTATCCTGATTCGGCCATTTGCCTTCttcttaaaaattttggAGAAATAGAAGAAAGATGTGCTTCTGGTGCCACTGAGCAAATAACCTTATCTTCTCTAATTAGCGCATTTATCGAATTTCGAAacgaattatttaaattgaaATATGAACCAAACAAAGCATAA
- a CDS encoding DNA polymerase alpha subunit B, putative, producing the protein MKEIKQIDVKPFLETYYADNSISDELKEVFDYIELNKHKNNFLKLFEEYLSEYNKKLIKDGNLLKDNVIYDYEYVKQYNAELAEKAGLNCDNKYQWCVKSVNSIDENYQFLGLDTNIISENINNKISLFLELFIKYSEKLNLNIEISPILNMNEDESHIFGRIYTDNEINISESNIILEGNINYNNGDKAQLLNLSSMKNLCFFLGQILAIKGKKEINQYSIKYYVSNIYAGLPTHLKVKIDNDILLKHFNCQEIENDIKSEELGNDQILQMYNNDNIHIMVCNGYVYKDNDYSDYFDVFLKIVNEKLPHVVLIFGPFLYIRNFNEAIQKIGDINVIYDNIFKKITKLAKNEALEKTHFYIIPSIYDSINIYPLPQPPFCNENYVNAANNVHFLSNPSYIYINELKIALTSCDIIYNLNKNLLCRPSEMKTFYLFEQILRQLSFFPSYPSEYNIEITKFKNLLFQPNRLPDIFLFPSFTNEKSYVKDIHKRLFICPYSLDLNKAEPSNFFSNIYILPPTETQELSKRVILENVFVRNKTSS; encoded by the coding sequence atgaaagaaataaaacaaatagaTGTAAAGCCTTTTCTCGAAACATATTATGCAGATAACAGTATAAGTGATGAGTTAAAGGAAGTTTTTGATTATATCGAACTAAACAAGCATAAGAATAACTttcttaaattatttgaagaatatttaagtgaatataataaaaaattaataaaagatGGAAATTTGTTAAAAGACAATGTTATATATGATTATGAATATGTGAAACAATATAATGCGGAGCTAGCCGAAAAGGCAGGGTTAAATTGTGACAACAAATATCAGTGGTGTGTAAAATCAGTCAATTCAATAGATGAAAATTATCAATTTCTAGGATTAgatacaaatattatttctgAGAATAtcaacaataaaatatcattatttttagaattatttattaaatattctgaaaaattaaatttaaatatcgAAATCAGTcctatattaaatatgaatgaGGATGAATCACATATTTTTGGTCGAATATATACAGACAACgagataaatataagtgaatcaaatataattttagagggtaatataaattataataatggaGATAAAGCACAATTATTAAACTTAAGTAGTATGAAAAACTTATGCTTTTTTTTAGGACAAATTTTAGCTataaaagggaaaaaagaaataaatcaatatagtataaaatattatgttagtaatatatatgctggTTTACCAACTCatttaaaagtaaaaattgACAATgacattttattaaagcATTTTAATTGCCAAGAAATCGAAAACGATATTAAATCGGAAGAACTGGGCAATGATCAAATATTACAAATGTATaacaatgataatatacatattatggTATGCAATggatatgtatataaagatAATGATTATAGTGATTATTttgatgtttttttaaaaattgtaaatgaaaaattaccTCATGtcgttttaatttttggcccatttttatacattcgtaattttaatgaagctattcaaaaaataggagatattaatgttatatatgataacattttcaaaaaaattaccaAATTAGCAAAAAATGAGGCATTAGAAaaaacacatttttatatcattccATCCATTTATGAttctattaatatatacccACTACCTCAACCACCATTTtgtaatgaaaattatgtgAACGCAGCTAATAATGTCCATTTCTTATCAAACCcatcttatatatatataaatgaattgAAAATCGCTTTAACATCATGTGACATCATATATAacttaaataaaaacttaTTATGTAGACCAAGCGAAatgaaaacattttatttatttgaacaAATTTTAAGACAGCTTTCGTTTTTCCCCTCATATCCATCTGAATATAATATCGAGattacaaaatttaaaaaccTTTTATTTCAGCCGAATAGATTACccgatatatttttgtttccaTCATTTACTAATGAAAAATCCTATGTTAAGGATATACATAAAAGATTGTTTATATGCCCATATTCCTTGGATTTAAATAAAGCCGAGccatcaaattttttttcaaatatttatattcttccACCAACCGAAACCCAAGAATTGTCAAAAAGGGTAATTCTTGAAAATGTCTTTGTTCGTAATAAGACAAGCtcttga
- a CDS encoding DNA-directed RNA polymerase III subunit RPC4, putative: MNNRHHDEYSLRRSISNTLRNKSSFLKNGANNNKNSNLKKFVPNIDNLKSVNNNNPNEDIVKLEESINNKSIQELIKKTINIDLEKEERNNNNFKNSKNKSSFSTQNIQQALNNKINPLNLEHYKGNNNELSIEKDGKNKTSIDIYDLNNTSKNIFYSKKCSPSDVHFLPLTLPFFNNNEKHQKFSKKIMANERFFFSIQLPNMLPEVIKDKRRSNSSIPDYNRIKGKTYNDIEKKKYTNEIKNEENNIGSPNKKNYELSNINTLPNGKFGKLIIYKNKKIKMKINGILFDINEGSQCTFSQEIGCYIKENSEFIFLGNCENKLIATPNIEKIIIKK; the protein is encoded by the coding sequence atgaataatagACATCATGATGAATATAGCTTGAGGAGAAGCATCAGTAATACGCTGCGCAATAAATCCAGTTTCCTAAAAAATGGagctaataataataaaaatagcaatttaaaaaagtttgtgccaaatatagataatttaaaaagtgtaaataataacaatccCAATGAGGATATAGTTAAATTAGAAGAAAGtataaataacaaaagTATTCAAgagttaataaaaaaaacaataaacatcgatttagaaaaagaagagaggaataataataattttaaaaatagtaaaaataaaagtagcTTTTCAACTCAAAATATTCAACAagcattaaataataaaataaacccATTAAATTTAGAACACTATAAAGGAAATAATAACGAACTATCCATAGAAAAAGATGGGAAGAACAAAACTTctattgatatatatgatttaaataatacaagtaaaaatattttttatagtaaAAAATGCTCACCTTCGGATGTTCACTTTTTACCATTAACATtgccattttttaataacaacGAAAAACACCaaaaattttctaaaaaaattatggcCAATGaaagattttttttttctattcaGCTACCAAATATGCTACCAGAAGTTATTAAAGATAAAAGACGCAGTAATAGCAGCATACCTGATTATAATAGAATAAAAGGCAAAACTTATAatgatattgaaaaaaaaaaatataccaatgaaataaaaaacgaagaaaataatattggaagcccaaataaaaagaattatgAACTTAGCAACATTAATACATTACCTAATGGGAAATTtggaaaattaattatatataaaaacaaaaaaattaaaatgaaaattaatgGAATTTTGTTTGATATCAATGAAGGATCACAGTGTACATTTTCGCAAGAAATAGGTTgctatataaaagaaaattcggaatttattttcctaGGCAATTGCGAAAATAAGCTAATAGCAACCCCAAATATcgagaaaattataattaaaaaataa
- a CDS encoding fam-a protein, with translation MNIGYIKIALALLSVAGYVQNIAFASDSAPASNPSNDESKHQLSIDPEEAKQQLFIDPEEAKQQLSIDPEEAKQAADVMADALALAQEHAQNTNDYELYYKKDDEAILYFKNFKNTVIGKLELIVPNPDSYDGIINMLMDPNGPKKIYKTFTDGTLSRIYDPNLLIVRQQYKSIWGSWQRHFYALVNKVESSEDETAIIMVSLDVNDYNNRPYKIHVNPIVESANLFKPNINSQDDIRNKESKKMYINLVTFFIKKEENCVKVTFVGSIDMNAYSRASQQTLRKIAAEDILLFAKLRNIFKKE, from the exons atgaatataggATATATTAAGATTGCTCTGGCACTTTTAAGTGTAGCCGGATATGTTCAAAATATAGCATTTGCAAGCGATTCTGCTCCAGCCTCCAACCC CTCAAATGACGAATCTAAACACCAATTATCTATCGACCCTGAAGAAGCTAAACAACAATTATTTATCGACCCTGAAGAAGCTAAACAACAATTATCTATCGACCCTGAAGAAGCTAAACAAGCAGCAGATGTTATGGCCGATGCTTTAGCTCTTGCACAAGAGCATGCCCAAAATACAAACGATTAcgaattatattataagaaaGATGATGAAGcaattctatattttaagaATTTCAAGAACACTGTAATTGGAAAACTTGAACTTATAGTTCCCAACCCCGATAGT taTGATGGTATAATAAACATGTTAATGGATCCAAATGGCccaaagaaaatatataagacATTCACTGAcg gaACCCTTTCTCGAATATATGATCCAAATTTACTAATTGTACGACaacaatataaaagtaTTTGGGGATCATGGCAAAGACATTTTTATGCATTAGTTAACAAAGTTGAA tCATCAGAAGACGAAACTGCAATAATCATGGTTTCATTAGATGTGaatgattataataatagaccatataaaatacatgTAAATCCTATTGTAGAAAGTGCTAACTTATTCAAGCCTAATATTAATTCTCAAGACGATATTAGAAATAAagaatcaaaaaaaatgtatattaacTTAGtaacatttttcattaaaaaagaagaaaattgTGTTAAAGTTACTTTTGTCGGCTCT ATTGATATGAATGCTTATTCCAGAGCCTCACAACAAACTCTTAGAAAAATTGCAGCTGAAgatattttactttttgcCAAActaagaaatatttttaaaaaggaataa
- a CDS encoding fam-a protein, with protein sequence MKIGYIKIALALFCVAYFMQNVAFATDIAPSTTSLNIESRRPSIRLREGKETIKAIKYIEGVEDRNSIKALERKNSIPTFERKNSITTFERKNSIQTFERKNSITPFERKNSIQTFERKNSITPFERKNSITPFERKNSIQTLERKNSIQTFERKNSIIPLELKNSIEDIKTIYDLEDKNTIEAIEDKNTIEGIEGIEAIEDKNAIEGMEDKNTIKPLERKNSIPTLKRKNSLKALERKNSIKALERKNSIPTLERKNSIKAFERKNSIESIEDKNSIEAIEDKNTIEGMEDKNTIKPLERKNSIPTLKRKNSIPTLKRKNSIQTLERKNSIKAFERKNSIQTIEDKNTMEAIEDKNTMEAIEDKNTIEAIEDKNAIEAMEDKNSIQTFERKNSIQTLERKNSIPTLKRKNSLKALERKNSIQTLERKNSIQTLKRKNSIKAFERKNSIQTIEDKNTMEAIEDKNAIEAMEDKNSIPTLERKNSIIPLERKNSIKPLERKNSIIPLERKNSIIPLELKNSIEDIKTIYDLEDKNTIKPLERKNSIIPLERKNSIKPLESENSIIPLELKNSIEDIKTIYDLEDKNTIKPLERKNSIIPLERKNSIKPLESENSIKPLERKNSIIPLELKNSIEDIKTIYDLEDKNTIKPLERKNSIIPLERKNSIIPLESENSIIPLELKNSIEDIKTIYDLEDKNTIKPLERKNSIIPLERKNSIIPLESENSIIPLERKNSIEAMEFKNTIKPLERKNSIKAMEDKNTIKPLERKNSIEAMEDKNTIKPLERKNSIEAMEDKNTIKPLERKNSMKPLERKNSIEAMEFKNTIKGLERKNSIESMEDKNTIKPLERKNSIEAIKAIYGLEDENIIKALERKNSIESMEDKNTIKPLERKNSIEAMEDKNTIKPLERKNSIVAMEFKNTIKPLERKNSIESMEDKNTIKPLERKNSMKPLERKNSMKPLERKNSIEAMEDKNTIKPLERKNTIVAKNATEGKKIINAKRAVKAINHLEDKKIDGDKIALEAKQAALVMAEALTFAKKHAIHTKNYKLYFKKDEGAFIHFKKVNNTYIGKLELTIPNPDSYDDIINMLMDPNGPNKIYKTFADGILSRTYNKNLQIVRQQYKSVGGGWRRYCYALVKKAKLSKDETAVLFVSSNSDSYNWQKSTNHVNPIIKSANIFNPSIQPYEDFRNGISKQMYINLAAFFIKKEADGVKLTYISSIDMNFHTISTDQTFVKVAAEDILHVIKLRNIFKRNKPSISDDFLNFDSYMNRLSLLS encoded by the exons atgaaaataggATACATTAAGATTGCTTTGGCACTTTTCTGTGTCGCATATTTTATGCAAAATGTAGCATTCGCAACAGACATTGCCCCAAGCACCACCTC CTTAAATATCGAAAGTAGACGACCATCTATCAGGCTTCGAGAAGGTAAAGAAACTATAAAagctataaaatatatagaaggTGTGGAAGATAGAAATAGTATAAAAGCTTTAGAAcgtaaaaatagtataccAACTTTCGAAcgtaaaaatagtataacaACTTTCGAAcgtaaaaatagtatacaAACTTTCGAAcgtaaaaatagtataacaCCTTTCGAAcgtaaaaatagtatacaAACTTTCGAAcgtaaaaatagtataacaCCTTTCGAAcgtaaaaatagtataacaCCTTTCGAAcgtaaaaatagtatacaAACTTTAGAAcgtaaaaatagtatacaAACTTTCGAAcgtaaaaatagtataataCCTTTAGaacttaaaaatagtatagaagatataaaaactatatatgatttggaagataaaaatactatAGAAGCTAtagaagataaaaatactatAGAAGGTATAGAAGGTATAGAAGCTATAGAAGATAAAAATGCTATAGAAGGTAtggaagataaaaatactatAAAACCTTTAGAAcgtaaaaatagtataccAACTTTAAAACGtaaaaatagtttaaaAGCTTTAGAAcgtaaaaatagtataaaagCTTTAGAAcgtaaaaatagtataccAACTTTAGAAcgtaaaaatagtataaaagCTTTCGAAcgtaaaaatagtatagaATCTAtagaagataaaaatagtatagaAGCTAtagaagataaaaatactatAGAAGGTAtggaagataaaaatactatAAAACCTTTAGAAcgtaaaaatagtataccAACTTTAAAAcgtaaaaatagtataccAACTTTAAAAcgtaaaaatagtatacaAACTTTAGAAcgtaaaaatagtataaaagCTTTCGAAcgtaaaaatagtatacaAACTAtagaagataaaaatactatGGAAGCTAtagaagataaaaatactatGGAAGCTAtagaagataaaaatactatAGAAGCTATAGAAGATAAAAATGCTATAGAAGCTAtggaagataaaaatagtatacaAACTTTCGAAcgtaaaaatagtatacaAACTTTAGAACGTAAAAATAGCATACCAACTTTAAAACGtaaaaatagtttaaaAGCTTTAGAAcgtaaaaatagtatacaAACTTTAGAAcgtaaaaatagtatacaAACTTTAAAAcgtaaaaatagtataaaagCTTTCGAAcgtaaaaatagtatacaAACTAtagaagataaaaatactatGGAAGCTATAGAAGATAAAAATGCTATAGAAGCTAtggaagataaaaatagtataccAACTTTAGAAcgtaaaaatagtataataCCTTTAGAAcgtaaaaatagtataaaacCTTTAGAAcgtaaaaatagtataataCCTTTAGAAcgtaaaaatagtataataCCTTTAGaacttaaaaatagtatagaagatataaaaactatatatgatttggaagataaaaatactatAAAACCTTTAGAAcgtaaaaatagtataataCCTTTAGAAcgtaaaaatagtataaaacCTTTAGAAAGTGAAAATAGTATAATACCTTTAGaacttaaaaatagtatagaagatataaaaactatatatgatttggaagataaaaatactatAAAACCTTTAGAAcgtaaaaatagtataataCCTTTAGAAcgtaaaaatagtataaaacCTTTAGAAAGtgaaaatagtataaaacCTTTAGAAcgtaaaaatagtataataCCTTTAGaacttaaaaatagtatagaagatataaaaactatatatgatttggaagataaaaatactatAAAACCTTTAGAAcgtaaaaatagtataataCCTTTAGAAcgtaaaaatagtataataCCTTTAGAAAGTGAAAATAGTATAATACCTTTAGaacttaaaaatagtatagaagatataaaaactatatatgatttggaagataaaaatactatAAAACCTTTAGAAcgtaaaaatagtataataCCTTTAGAAcgtaaaaatagtataataCCTTTAGAAAGTGAAAATAGTATAATACCTTTAGAAcgtaaaaatagtatagaAGCTAtggaatttaaaaatactatAAAACCTTTAGAAcgtaaaaatagtataaaagCTAtggaagataaaaatactatAAAACCTTTAGAAcgtaaaaatagtatagaAGCTAtggaagataaaaatactatAAAACCTTTAGAAcgtaaaaatagtatagaAGCTAtggaagataaaaatactatAAAGCCTTTAGAACgtaaaaatagtatgaaACCTTTAGAAcgtaaaaatagtatagaAGCTAtggaatttaaaaatactatAAAAGGTTTAGAAcgtaaaaatagtatagaATCTAtggaagataaaaatactatAAAGCCTTTAGAAcgtaaaaatagtatagaAGCTATAAAAGCTATATATGGTTTGgaagatgaaaatattataaaagcTTTAGAAcgtaaaaatagtatagaATCTAtggaagataaaaatactatAAAACCTTTAGAAcgtaaaaatagtatagaAGCTAtggaagataaaaatactatAAAACCTTTAGAAcgtaaaaatagtatagtAGCTAtggaatttaaaaatactatAAAACCTTTAGAAcgtaaaaatagtatagaATCTAtggaagataaaaatactatAAAGCCTTTAGAACgtaaaaatagtatgaaACCTTTAGAACgtaaaaatagtatgaaACCTTTAGAAcgtaaaaatagtatagaAGCTAtggaagataaaaatactatAAAACCTTTAGAACGTAAAAATACTATAGTAGCTAAAAATGCTACAGaaggtaaaaaaattataaatgctAAAAGAGCTGTAAAAGCTATAAATCATTtggaagataaaaaaattgacgGAGATAAAATAGCCTTAGAAGCTAAACAAGCAGCACTTGTTATGGCCGAAGCTTTAACTTTTGCAAAAAAACATGCAAtacatacaaaaaattacaagctatattttaaaaaagatgaaggggcatttatacattttaagAAAGTAAACAATACTTACATTGGAAAGCTTGAACTTACAATCCCCAACCCCGATAGT tatgatgatataataaacatgCTAATGGATCCAAATGGCCCCAATAAGATATATAAGACATTCGCTGAcg gaaTCCTTTCACGAACgtacaataaaaatttacaaattgTACGACAACAATATAAAAGTGTTGGGGGAGGATGGCGAAGGTATTGCTATGCATTAGTCAAGAAAGCTAAA ttATCAAAGGACGAAACGGCAGTACTCTTTGTTTCATCAAATTCGGATTCTTATAATTGGCAAAAGAGTACAAACCATGTAAATCCTATCATCAAAAGTGCAAACATATTCAATCCTAGTATTCAACCTTACGAAGATTTTAGAAATGGAATATCAAAACAAATGTATATTAACTTAGCagcatttttcattaaaaaggAAGCCGATGGCGTTAAACTTACCTATATCAGCTCT ATTGATATGAATTTTCATACCATATCAACAGACCAAACCTTTGTGAAAGTAGCAGCTGAAGATATTTTACATGTTATCAAACTaaggaatatttttaaacgTAATAAACCAAGTATAAGTgatgattttttaaattttgattCTTATATGAATAGATTAAGTTTACTTTCATGA
- a CDS encoding mitochondrial ribosomal protein S6-2 precursor, putative, with the protein MVLYESYIALNKHIKKDDVKNLMKNFHFIVNKYNGNIISINDLGWRKFAFCIKKPKVGTFYFGRFYCITFYSNSKSIRDLNELFHSNTYILRFLNTTMKYRSNFLVAPFSHIIE; encoded by the coding sequence atggtcCTGTACGAATCATATATAGCCCTAAATaagcatattaaaaaagatgatGTCAAgaatttaatgaaaaattttcattttatagttaataaatataatggcAATATAATAAGCATTAATGATTTGGGGTGGAGAAAATTCGccttttgtataaaaaaaccaAAAGTAGggacattttattttggaagattttattgtattacCTTTTATTCAAATAGTAAAAGTATTAGAGATCTAAATGAGCTATTTCATAGtaatacttatattttaagaTTTTTAAATACCACGATGAAATATAGATCGAACTTTCTGGTTGCACCTTTTTCACATATTATTGAATAA
- a CDS encoding fam-a protein codes for MNKGYIKIALALLSVASYMQNIAFARNVISNTKPAKEEFKLQVSTNTEEDKTAEDVMAEALALASKHAENTNDYKLYLKDDEGAALYFKRVNNTDFAKLELTIPNPDNYADVVSMLWDPNGEMYFDNSFIEGNIPQVYNKNLRIVQRLYKNNLGSGQIHYNALANKVEPSKDKTTIVMTSSDMNDYDAYWDRKYVNPIVGSANSFKPDINSQEDIRNDHISKMYVNLAAFFIKKEADGVKLTYISSIDYNASSYVSQYAVKNTAIKKIFNVIKLRDIFKKE; via the exons atgaataaaggATATATTAAGATTGCTTTGGCACTTTTAAGTGTCGCAAGCtatatgcaaaatataGCATTTGCCCGCAATGTTATTTCAAACACCAAGCC CGCAAAAGAAGAATTTAAACTACAAGTATCTACCAACACTGAAGAAGATAAAACCGCAGAAGATGTTATGGCCGAAGCTTTAGCATTAGCATCTAAACATGCagaaaatacaaatgaTTACAAATTATATCTTAAGGACGATGAAGGAGCAGCTCTATATTTTAAGAGAGTAAATAATACTGACTTTGCAAAGCTTGAGCTCACAATCCCAAACCCTGATAAT taTGCTGATGTAGTAAGCATGCTATGGGATCCCAATGGTGAAATGTACTTCGATAATTCATTCATTGAag gaAACATTCCTCAAgtatacaataaaaatttaagaaTTGTACAACGtctttacaaaaataatctaGGATCAGGACAAATACATTATAATGCATTAGCCAACAAAGTTGAA cCATCAAAAGACAAAACTACAATAGTCATGACTTCATCAGATATGAATGACTATGATGCTTATTGGGAtagaaaatatgtaaatccTATCGTAGGAAGTGCTAATTCATTCAAACCTGATATTAACTCTCAAGAAGATATTAGAAATGATCATATATCCAAAATGTATGTTAACTTAGCagcatttttcattaaaaaggAAGCTGATGGCGTTAAACTTACCTATATCAGCTCT ATTGATTATAATGCTTCTTCCTATGTCTCACAATACGCTGTTAAAAACACTgcaatcaaaaaaatttttaatgttataaaattaagggatatttttaaaaaggaataa
- a CDS encoding fam-a protein, producing MNKGYIKIALALLSGTYYMQNVAFAFSFFSSTTKPIFDAESVNKFPIHPREAKHAIDVVTEALYHARIHAKHTDDYEPYSIDGEEPILYFKRVNDTDIGKLEFTIPNADNYDDVVNMIWDLNGQKKFNNLFIRGTLSRIYDPNLLILQHRYKSPFIDWNVYYYALANKVELSNDETAILLISSDMNDQYGEPFIKYFNPIVESAKTFKPDVNSEKDIRTGRAFKVFVNLAAFFIKKEADGVKVTHISSLEFNFSPRYPNDMVRKVIAKRIVKVANLKDAFNNNILTSTWDFFKSWRIF from the exons atgaataaaggATATATTAAGATTGCTTTAGCACTTTTAAGTGGcacatattatatgcaaaatGTAGCATTTGCATTcagttttttttcaagCACCACCAAACc TATTTTTGATGCAGAAAGTGTGAACAAATTTCCTATCCACCCTAGAGAGGCTAAACATGCAATAGATGTTGTGACTGAAGCTTTATATCATGCACGCATACATGCCAAGCATACAGATGATTACGAGCCATATTCTATAGACGGTGAAGAGCcaattctatattttaagaGAGTAAATGACACTGATATTGGAAAGCTTGAATTTACGATCCCCAACGCTGATAAT TACGATGATGTAGTAAACATGATATGGGATCTCAATGGCCAAAAGAAATTCAATAATCTATTCATTAGAg gaACCCTTTCTCGAATATACGAtccaaatttattaatctTACAACACCGTTACAAAAGTCCTTTTATAGATTGgaatgtatattattatgcattAGCCAACAAAGTTGAA ttATCAAACGACGAAACTGCAATACTCTTGATTTCATCAGATATGAATGATCAATATGGTGAaccatttataaaatatttcaatcCTATCGTCGAAAGTGCAAAGACATTCAAGCCTGATGTTAATTCTGAAAAAGATATTAGAACAGGAAGAGCATTCAAAGTATTTGTTAACTTAGCagcttttttcattaaaaaggAAGCCGATGGCGTTAAAGTTACTCATATCAGCTCT CTTGAATTTAACTTTTCTCCCAGATACCCAAATGACATGGTTAGAAAAGTGATAGCCAAGAGAATTGTAAAGGTTGCCAATTTAAAGGAtgcttttaataataatatacttaCTTCCACGTgggatttttttaaatcttggcgcatattttaa